The proteins below come from a single Oryzias latipes chromosome 14, ASM223467v1 genomic window:
- the LOC101162700 gene encoding serine/threonine-protein kinase PAK 3 isoform X4, translated as MSDSVDIEEKPPAPPLRMNSSSRDSSSVNHASKPLPMAPEEKNKKVRLRSIFPGGDKTNKKKEKERPEISLPSDFEHTIHVGFDAVTGEFTGIPEQWARLLQTSNITKLEQKKNPQAVIDVLKFYDSKETVNNQKYMSFTSGDKTAHGYIAANTLGAKTSSSTDPPIAPPVSEEEDEEEEEEEEEEEEEEDDDELPPVIAPRPEHTKSIYTRSVMDPPKPPSPVKEVVTPPESQVQPENTSNTMYRHTDRQRKKSKMTDEEILEKLRSIVSVGDPKKKYTRFEKIGQGASGTVYTAIDVATGQEVAIKQMNLQQQPKKELIINEILVMRENKNSNIVNYLDSYLVGDELWVVMEYLAGGSLTDVVTETCMDEGQIAAVCRECLQALDFLHSNQVIHRDIKSDNILLGMDGSVKLTDFGFCAQITPEQNKRSTMVGTPYWMAPEVVTRKAYGPKVDIWSLGIMAIEMVEGEPPYLNENPLRALYLIATNGTPELQNPERLSSVFRDFLNRCLEMDVDRRGSAKDLLQHSFLKLAKPLSSLTPLILAAKEAIKNSSR; from the exons ATGTCTGATAGTGTCGATATTGAAGAGAAACCGCCGGCCCCCCCCTTGAGAATGAACAGTAGTTCCCGAGATTCTTCATCAGTGAATCACGCATCCAAACCGCTACCAATGGCTccagaagagaaaaacaagaaagtcCGCCTGCGATCCATCTTTCCTGGAGGAGATAAGA caaacaagaaaaaggagaaggaaCGTCCTGAGATATCCCTACCCTCAGACTTTGAGCACACCATTCACGTTGGCTTTGATGCTGTAACAGGAGAATTCACA GGTATCCCAGAGCAATGGGCCCGCCTCCTGCAAACCTCCAACATTACCAAGCTGGAGCAGAAGAAGAACCCACAGGCCGTCATAGATGTCCTGAAGTTCTACGACTCCAAAGAGACTGTCAACAACCAGAAGTACATGAGCTTCACTTCAGGAG aCAAGACGGCACATGGCTACATTGCAGCAAACACTTTG GGTGCAAAAACGTCCTCTTCAACAGATCCCCCAATCGCTCCGCCAGTGTCcgaagaggaagatgaggaagaagaggaagaggaggaggaggaagaggaagaagaggacgaTGATGAGTTGCCACCAGTCATTGCTCCACGACCTGAACATACCAAATCT ATCTACACACGCTCTGTCATGGATCCACCAAAGCCCCCCAGCCCCGTGAAGGAGGTGGTGACTCCCCCAGAGTCGCAGGTGCAGCCAGAGAATACCTCCAACACCATGTACCGCCACACTGACCGGCAGAGGAAGAAGTCAAAGATGACTGATGAGGAAATTCTGGAGAAACTCA GAAGTATCGTGAGCGTGGGAGATCCCAAAAAGAAGTACACGCGCTTCGAGAAAATAGGACAAGG AGCATCTGGGACTGTTTACACCGCCATCGATGTAGCAACTGGCCAAGAG GTGGCCATCAAGCAGATGAACCTGCAGCAGCAACCCAAGAAAGAACTGATCATAAACGAGATCTTGGTGAtgagggaaaacaaaaactccAACATTGTGAACTACCTGGACAG TTACTTGGTAGGAGATGAGCTGTGGGTGGTGATGGAGTATTTGGCAGGAGGCTCTTTGACAGATGTGGTGACTGAGACCTGCATGGATGAGGGCCAGATTGCTGCAGTCTGCAGAGAG TGTCTCCAAGCACTAGACTTTTTACACTCCAACCAGGTGATCCACAGAGACATAAAAAGTGACAATATTCTCTTGGGCATGGATGGATCGGTCAAGCTCA CCGACTTCGGCTTTTGTGCTCAGATCACCCCAGAGCAGAACAAGCGCAGCACAATGGTAGGAACGCCGTACTGGATGGCGCCAGAGGTGGTGACTCGGAAAGCTTATGGCCCAAAAGTGGATATTTGGTCTCTAGGGATCATGGCCATAGAAATGGTGGAGGGAGAACCGCCTTACCTGAATGAGAATCCTCTCAGG GCACTTTACCTGATTGCCACCAATGGGACCCCAGAGCTGCAGAACCCTGAAAGGCTGTCGTCGGTCTTCAGAGACTTCCTCAACCGCTGTCTGGAGATGGACGTGGACCGCAGAGGCTCTGCCAAGGATTTGCTTCAG cacTCCTTCCTCAAATTGGCAAAGCCTCTCTCCAGCCTGACGCCTCTAATTTTAGCTGCAAAGGAAGCCATCAAGAACAGCAGTCGTTAA
- the LOC101158220 gene encoding calpain-5 isoform X1 produces the protein MFSSVEAFKNQHYADLKRDCLQNKKLFEDPEFPANNSSVFYREPPPGTVQWKRPGEISSDPHLFVEGINSHDLNQGNVGNCWFVAASSCLALKPHLWKKVIPDWQEQEWDPKHPENYAGIFHFQFWVFGQWTDVVVDDRLPTINGELIYCQSNSKNEFWSALLEKAYAKLYGCYESLKGGNTGDAVVDFSGAVYEPINLQEGAFYKDPEKQNTLFENLLKVYERGGIISCSIKAEPHELEFKMANGLVKGHAYSVTAVKRIRLGHGLVAYFKNETIPMIRMRNPWGRMEWNGSWSDSSEEWSKIGDTERHNLGLTVEDDGEFWMSFEDWCKKFTDADVCSIINTSLVSIHKTWSEVLHFGSWTKHGDPLLNRCGGCGNNNTFLQNPQYMFDVTKEIEEVLITLQQKDRRTFKKTGQGENLSIGFSVLKVELNRKYRIHRLLSQKSMESSVFINARSVFVRCILPQGRYIIIPSTFQAGELGEFMLRIFTDVDSGCRELTEDKPKVKCWTPLFGYPQAVTHVFVEKAERLENQDRTAGADPYVIISCEGKSVKSIVHKDTLNPQFDTSAVFYRKKPSKPITVEVWNSNAVADEFMGQVVLPGSPKDSQQKLKLQLRKRGSNMADEMPGSIILCIATDTELTAI, from the exons ATGTTCTCATCTGTTGAGGCGTTCAAAAATCAACATTATGCTGACCTGAAGAGGGACTGCCTCCAAAACAAGAAGCTGTTTGAAGATCCAGAGTTCCCTGCAAACAATTCATCTGTGTTTTATAGGGAACCCCCTCCTGGTACAGTCCAATGGAAACGACCAGGG GAAATAAGCTCAGATCCCCATCTGTTTGTGGAAGGTATTAATTCCCATGACTTGAATCAAGGAAATGTAGGAAACTGCTGGTTTGTTGCTGCGAGCTCATGCCTTGCGTTGAAGCCACACCTCTGGAAAAAG GTGATTCCTGATTGGCAGGAGCAGGAGTGGGATCCCAAACATCCAGAAAACTATGCCGGGATCTTCCACTTTCAGTTCTGGGTCTTTGGTCAGTGGACAGATGTGGTCGTGGACGACCGGCTGCCTACTATTAATGGAGAACTGATCTACTGTCaatcaaacagcaaaaatgaaTTCTGGAGTGCTTTGCTGGAGAAGGCTTATGCCAA ACTCTATGGCTGCTATGAGTCCTTAAAgggaggaaacactggagatgCTGTGGTGGATTTCAGTGGTGCTGTATATGAACCCATCAACCTACAGGAAGGGGCTTTCTACAAAgatccagaaaaacaaaacacactatTTGAAAACCTACTCAAAGTTTATGAACGCGGAGGAATCATTAGCTGTTCCATCAAG GCAGAACCGCATGAACTTGAGTTTAAGATGGCAAACGGTCTGGTGAAGGGTCATGCATACTCTGTGACGGCAGTGAAGAGAATACGTTTAGGTCATGGGCTGGTGGCGTACTTCAAGAATGAAACTATTCCTATGATCCGAATGAGAAACCCCTGGGGAAGAATGGAGTGGAATGGATCCTGGAGTGACAG CTCTGAGGAATGGTCCAAGATTGGTGATACAGAGAGGCACAATCTTGGTCTCACAGTAGAAGATGATGGGGAGTTCtg GATGTCATTTGAAGACTGGTGCAAAAAATTCACTGATGCTGATGTTTGCAGCATTATCAACACCTCACTTGTCAGCATCCATAAGACATGGAGCGAGGTTTTGCATTTTGGGAGCTGGACCAAACATGGCGATCCACTCCTAAACCGCTGCGGTGGTTGTGGTAATAACAATACATTTCTGCAGAACCCTCAG TATATGTTTGATGTAACAAAGGAAATAGAAGAAGTGCTGATCACCTTGCAACAAAAAGACCGGAGGACCTTTAAAAAAACCGGTCAAGGAGAAAATTTATCCATTGGCTTTAGTGTTTTGAAG GTGGAATTGAACAGAAAGTACAGAATACACCGACTGCTGAGTCAGAAATCCATGGAAAGCTCGGTTTTTATCAACGCTCGGTCAGTTTTCGTGAGATGCATCCTGCCTCAGGGCCGATACATCATCATCCCATCCACCTTCCAAGCTGGTGAACTGGGAGAGTTCATGCTGCGAATTTTTACCGATGTGGACTCAGGCTGCCG TGAACTGACTGAAGACAAACCCAAAGTGAAATGCTGGACTCCACTTTTTGGGTATCCTCAAGCAGTGACTCATGTCTTTGTTGAAAAAGCTGAGAGACTGGAAAACCAGGACAGGACGGCAG GTGCTGACCCTTATGTGATCATTTCTTGTGAGGGCAAGTCTGTGAAATCCATTGTCCACAAAGACACTCTAAATCCACAGTTCGATACAAGCGCTGTTTTCTATAGGAAGAAGCCTAGCAAGCCCATAACTGTGGAG gtgtGGAACAGCAATGCAGTGGCGGATGAATTCATGGGCCAGGTGGTGTTGCCTGGATCACCAAAGGACTCTCAGCAAAAGCTGAAGCTCCAGCTCAGGAAGAGGGGCAGTAACATGGCAGACGAGATGCCCGGCAGCATCATCCTTTGTATTGCTACTGACACTGAATTGACAGCCATATAA
- the LOC101162700 gene encoding serine/threonine-protein kinase PAK 3 isoform X1 has protein sequence MSDSVDIEEKPPAPPLRMNSSSRDSSSVNHASKPLPMAPEEKNKKVRLRSIFPGGDKTNKKKEKERPEISLPSDFEHTIHVGFDAVTGEFTGIPEQWARLLQTSNITKLEQKKNPQAVIDVLKFYDSKETVNNQKYMSFTSGDKTAHGYIAANTLNRLLSSGPPVSLRTCSALFDKGAKTSSSTDPPIAPPVSEEEDEEEEEEEEEEEEEEDDDELPPVIAPRPEHTKSIYTRSVMDPPKPPSPVKEVVTPPESQVQPENTSNTMYRHTDRQRKKSKMTDEEILEKLNSGSIVSVGDPKKKYTRFEKIGQGASGTVYTAIDVATGQEVAIKQMNLQQQPKKELIINEILVMRENKNSNIVNYLDSYLVGDELWVVMEYLAGGSLTDVVTETCMDEGQIAAVCRECLQALDFLHSNQVIHRDIKSDNILLGMDGSVKLTDFGFCAQITPEQNKRSTMVGTPYWMAPEVVTRKAYGPKVDIWSLGIMAIEMVEGEPPYLNENPLRALYLIATNGTPELQNPERLSSVFRDFLNRCLEMDVDRRGSAKDLLQHSFLKLAKPLSSLTPLILAAKEAIKNSSR, from the exons ATGTCTGATAGTGTCGATATTGAAGAGAAACCGCCGGCCCCCCCCTTGAGAATGAACAGTAGTTCCCGAGATTCTTCATCAGTGAATCACGCATCCAAACCGCTACCAATGGCTccagaagagaaaaacaagaaagtcCGCCTGCGATCCATCTTTCCTGGAGGAGATAAGA caaacaagaaaaaggagaaggaaCGTCCTGAGATATCCCTACCCTCAGACTTTGAGCACACCATTCACGTTGGCTTTGATGCTGTAACAGGAGAATTCACA GGTATCCCAGAGCAATGGGCCCGCCTCCTGCAAACCTCCAACATTACCAAGCTGGAGCAGAAGAAGAACCCACAGGCCGTCATAGATGTCCTGAAGTTCTACGACTCCAAAGAGACTGTCAACAACCAGAAGTACATGAGCTTCACTTCAGGAG aCAAGACGGCACATGGCTACATTGCAGCAAACACTTTG AACCGACTGCTGTCTTCTGGGCCTCCTGTCAGCCTTAGAACCTGCAGCGCATTATTTGACAAG GGTGCAAAAACGTCCTCTTCAACAGATCCCCCAATCGCTCCGCCAGTGTCcgaagaggaagatgaggaagaagaggaagaggaggaggaggaagaggaagaagaggacgaTGATGAGTTGCCACCAGTCATTGCTCCACGACCTGAACATACCAAATCT ATCTACACACGCTCTGTCATGGATCCACCAAAGCCCCCCAGCCCCGTGAAGGAGGTGGTGACTCCCCCAGAGTCGCAGGTGCAGCCAGAGAATACCTCCAACACCATGTACCGCCACACTGACCGGCAGAGGAAGAAGTCAAAGATGACTGATGAGGAAATTCTGGAGAAACTCA ACTCAGGAAGTATCGTGAGCGTGGGAGATCCCAAAAAGAAGTACACGCGCTTCGAGAAAATAGGACAAGG AGCATCTGGGACTGTTTACACCGCCATCGATGTAGCAACTGGCCAAGAG GTGGCCATCAAGCAGATGAACCTGCAGCAGCAACCCAAGAAAGAACTGATCATAAACGAGATCTTGGTGAtgagggaaaacaaaaactccAACATTGTGAACTACCTGGACAG TTACTTGGTAGGAGATGAGCTGTGGGTGGTGATGGAGTATTTGGCAGGAGGCTCTTTGACAGATGTGGTGACTGAGACCTGCATGGATGAGGGCCAGATTGCTGCAGTCTGCAGAGAG TGTCTCCAAGCACTAGACTTTTTACACTCCAACCAGGTGATCCACAGAGACATAAAAAGTGACAATATTCTCTTGGGCATGGATGGATCGGTCAAGCTCA CCGACTTCGGCTTTTGTGCTCAGATCACCCCAGAGCAGAACAAGCGCAGCACAATGGTAGGAACGCCGTACTGGATGGCGCCAGAGGTGGTGACTCGGAAAGCTTATGGCCCAAAAGTGGATATTTGGTCTCTAGGGATCATGGCCATAGAAATGGTGGAGGGAGAACCGCCTTACCTGAATGAGAATCCTCTCAGG GCACTTTACCTGATTGCCACCAATGGGACCCCAGAGCTGCAGAACCCTGAAAGGCTGTCGTCGGTCTTCAGAGACTTCCTCAACCGCTGTCTGGAGATGGACGTGGACCGCAGAGGCTCTGCCAAGGATTTGCTTCAG cacTCCTTCCTCAAATTGGCAAAGCCTCTCTCCAGCCTGACGCCTCTAATTTTAGCTGCAAAGGAAGCCATCAAGAACAGCAGTCGTTAA
- the LOC101162700 gene encoding serine/threonine-protein kinase PAK 3 isoform X2, with product MSDSVDIEEKPPAPPLRMNSSSRDSSSVNHASKPLPMAPEEKNKKVRLRSIFPGGDKTNKKKEKERPEISLPSDFEHTIHVGFDAVTGEFTGIPEQWARLLQTSNITKLEQKKNPQAVIDVLKFYDSKETVNNQKYMSFTSGDKTAHGYIAANTLNRLLSSGPPVSLRTCSALFDKGAKTSSSTDPPIAPPVSEEEDEEEEEEEEEEEEEEDDDELPPVIAPRPEHTKSIYTRSVMDPPKPPSPVKEVVTPPESQVQPENTSNTMYRHTDRQRKKSKMTDEEILEKLRSIVSVGDPKKKYTRFEKIGQGASGTVYTAIDVATGQEVAIKQMNLQQQPKKELIINEILVMRENKNSNIVNYLDSYLVGDELWVVMEYLAGGSLTDVVTETCMDEGQIAAVCRECLQALDFLHSNQVIHRDIKSDNILLGMDGSVKLTDFGFCAQITPEQNKRSTMVGTPYWMAPEVVTRKAYGPKVDIWSLGIMAIEMVEGEPPYLNENPLRALYLIATNGTPELQNPERLSSVFRDFLNRCLEMDVDRRGSAKDLLQHSFLKLAKPLSSLTPLILAAKEAIKNSSR from the exons ATGTCTGATAGTGTCGATATTGAAGAGAAACCGCCGGCCCCCCCCTTGAGAATGAACAGTAGTTCCCGAGATTCTTCATCAGTGAATCACGCATCCAAACCGCTACCAATGGCTccagaagagaaaaacaagaaagtcCGCCTGCGATCCATCTTTCCTGGAGGAGATAAGA caaacaagaaaaaggagaaggaaCGTCCTGAGATATCCCTACCCTCAGACTTTGAGCACACCATTCACGTTGGCTTTGATGCTGTAACAGGAGAATTCACA GGTATCCCAGAGCAATGGGCCCGCCTCCTGCAAACCTCCAACATTACCAAGCTGGAGCAGAAGAAGAACCCACAGGCCGTCATAGATGTCCTGAAGTTCTACGACTCCAAAGAGACTGTCAACAACCAGAAGTACATGAGCTTCACTTCAGGAG aCAAGACGGCACATGGCTACATTGCAGCAAACACTTTG AACCGACTGCTGTCTTCTGGGCCTCCTGTCAGCCTTAGAACCTGCAGCGCATTATTTGACAAG GGTGCAAAAACGTCCTCTTCAACAGATCCCCCAATCGCTCCGCCAGTGTCcgaagaggaagatgaggaagaagaggaagaggaggaggaggaagaggaagaagaggacgaTGATGAGTTGCCACCAGTCATTGCTCCACGACCTGAACATACCAAATCT ATCTACACACGCTCTGTCATGGATCCACCAAAGCCCCCCAGCCCCGTGAAGGAGGTGGTGACTCCCCCAGAGTCGCAGGTGCAGCCAGAGAATACCTCCAACACCATGTACCGCCACACTGACCGGCAGAGGAAGAAGTCAAAGATGACTGATGAGGAAATTCTGGAGAAACTCA GAAGTATCGTGAGCGTGGGAGATCCCAAAAAGAAGTACACGCGCTTCGAGAAAATAGGACAAGG AGCATCTGGGACTGTTTACACCGCCATCGATGTAGCAACTGGCCAAGAG GTGGCCATCAAGCAGATGAACCTGCAGCAGCAACCCAAGAAAGAACTGATCATAAACGAGATCTTGGTGAtgagggaaaacaaaaactccAACATTGTGAACTACCTGGACAG TTACTTGGTAGGAGATGAGCTGTGGGTGGTGATGGAGTATTTGGCAGGAGGCTCTTTGACAGATGTGGTGACTGAGACCTGCATGGATGAGGGCCAGATTGCTGCAGTCTGCAGAGAG TGTCTCCAAGCACTAGACTTTTTACACTCCAACCAGGTGATCCACAGAGACATAAAAAGTGACAATATTCTCTTGGGCATGGATGGATCGGTCAAGCTCA CCGACTTCGGCTTTTGTGCTCAGATCACCCCAGAGCAGAACAAGCGCAGCACAATGGTAGGAACGCCGTACTGGATGGCGCCAGAGGTGGTGACTCGGAAAGCTTATGGCCCAAAAGTGGATATTTGGTCTCTAGGGATCATGGCCATAGAAATGGTGGAGGGAGAACCGCCTTACCTGAATGAGAATCCTCTCAGG GCACTTTACCTGATTGCCACCAATGGGACCCCAGAGCTGCAGAACCCTGAAAGGCTGTCGTCGGTCTTCAGAGACTTCCTCAACCGCTGTCTGGAGATGGACGTGGACCGCAGAGGCTCTGCCAAGGATTTGCTTCAG cacTCCTTCCTCAAATTGGCAAAGCCTCTCTCCAGCCTGACGCCTCTAATTTTAGCTGCAAAGGAAGCCATCAAGAACAGCAGTCGTTAA
- the LOC101162700 gene encoding serine/threonine-protein kinase PAK 3 isoform X3, whose product MSDSVDIEEKPPAPPLRMNSSSRDSSSVNHASKPLPMAPEEKNKKVRLRSIFPGGDKTNKKKEKERPEISLPSDFEHTIHVGFDAVTGEFTGIPEQWARLLQTSNITKLEQKKNPQAVIDVLKFYDSKETVNNQKYMSFTSGDKTAHGYIAANTLGAKTSSSTDPPIAPPVSEEEDEEEEEEEEEEEEEEDDDELPPVIAPRPEHTKSIYTRSVMDPPKPPSPVKEVVTPPESQVQPENTSNTMYRHTDRQRKKSKMTDEEILEKLNSGSIVSVGDPKKKYTRFEKIGQGASGTVYTAIDVATGQEVAIKQMNLQQQPKKELIINEILVMRENKNSNIVNYLDSYLVGDELWVVMEYLAGGSLTDVVTETCMDEGQIAAVCRECLQALDFLHSNQVIHRDIKSDNILLGMDGSVKLTDFGFCAQITPEQNKRSTMVGTPYWMAPEVVTRKAYGPKVDIWSLGIMAIEMVEGEPPYLNENPLRALYLIATNGTPELQNPERLSSVFRDFLNRCLEMDVDRRGSAKDLLQHSFLKLAKPLSSLTPLILAAKEAIKNSSR is encoded by the exons ATGTCTGATAGTGTCGATATTGAAGAGAAACCGCCGGCCCCCCCCTTGAGAATGAACAGTAGTTCCCGAGATTCTTCATCAGTGAATCACGCATCCAAACCGCTACCAATGGCTccagaagagaaaaacaagaaagtcCGCCTGCGATCCATCTTTCCTGGAGGAGATAAGA caaacaagaaaaaggagaaggaaCGTCCTGAGATATCCCTACCCTCAGACTTTGAGCACACCATTCACGTTGGCTTTGATGCTGTAACAGGAGAATTCACA GGTATCCCAGAGCAATGGGCCCGCCTCCTGCAAACCTCCAACATTACCAAGCTGGAGCAGAAGAAGAACCCACAGGCCGTCATAGATGTCCTGAAGTTCTACGACTCCAAAGAGACTGTCAACAACCAGAAGTACATGAGCTTCACTTCAGGAG aCAAGACGGCACATGGCTACATTGCAGCAAACACTTTG GGTGCAAAAACGTCCTCTTCAACAGATCCCCCAATCGCTCCGCCAGTGTCcgaagaggaagatgaggaagaagaggaagaggaggaggaggaagaggaagaagaggacgaTGATGAGTTGCCACCAGTCATTGCTCCACGACCTGAACATACCAAATCT ATCTACACACGCTCTGTCATGGATCCACCAAAGCCCCCCAGCCCCGTGAAGGAGGTGGTGACTCCCCCAGAGTCGCAGGTGCAGCCAGAGAATACCTCCAACACCATGTACCGCCACACTGACCGGCAGAGGAAGAAGTCAAAGATGACTGATGAGGAAATTCTGGAGAAACTCA ACTCAGGAAGTATCGTGAGCGTGGGAGATCCCAAAAAGAAGTACACGCGCTTCGAGAAAATAGGACAAGG AGCATCTGGGACTGTTTACACCGCCATCGATGTAGCAACTGGCCAAGAG GTGGCCATCAAGCAGATGAACCTGCAGCAGCAACCCAAGAAAGAACTGATCATAAACGAGATCTTGGTGAtgagggaaaacaaaaactccAACATTGTGAACTACCTGGACAG TTACTTGGTAGGAGATGAGCTGTGGGTGGTGATGGAGTATTTGGCAGGAGGCTCTTTGACAGATGTGGTGACTGAGACCTGCATGGATGAGGGCCAGATTGCTGCAGTCTGCAGAGAG TGTCTCCAAGCACTAGACTTTTTACACTCCAACCAGGTGATCCACAGAGACATAAAAAGTGACAATATTCTCTTGGGCATGGATGGATCGGTCAAGCTCA CCGACTTCGGCTTTTGTGCTCAGATCACCCCAGAGCAGAACAAGCGCAGCACAATGGTAGGAACGCCGTACTGGATGGCGCCAGAGGTGGTGACTCGGAAAGCTTATGGCCCAAAAGTGGATATTTGGTCTCTAGGGATCATGGCCATAGAAATGGTGGAGGGAGAACCGCCTTACCTGAATGAGAATCCTCTCAGG GCACTTTACCTGATTGCCACCAATGGGACCCCAGAGCTGCAGAACCCTGAAAGGCTGTCGTCGGTCTTCAGAGACTTCCTCAACCGCTGTCTGGAGATGGACGTGGACCGCAGAGGCTCTGCCAAGGATTTGCTTCAG cacTCCTTCCTCAAATTGGCAAAGCCTCTCTCCAGCCTGACGCCTCTAATTTTAGCTGCAAAGGAAGCCATCAAGAACAGCAGTCGTTAA